In one Vanessa tameamea isolate UH-Manoa-2023 chromosome 10, ilVanTame1 primary haplotype, whole genome shotgun sequence genomic region, the following are encoded:
- the LOC113391963 gene encoding ATP-dependent DNA helicase Q5-like → MDNVTEKLLQCFGYRKFKSELQERAVRAIARGVHDVYVSMPTGSGKSLCFQLPAMLQDNKVAIVFSPLLALIKDQIDHLTRFKIPAESINSKMTSKDRDRVLNDLHSMKPTTRFLYVTPEQAATGTFKALIEHLVKYKKVSYIVVDEAHCVSEWGHDFRPDYLKLGNLREKFKSIPWVALTATASAEVTKDIMANLKFLQPVAQYKTPSFRRNLYYDVVYQNCIQDEIGDLVDFLKKNLKDDDNVKLKDKSAAIVYCRTREQTEDISSMLTKRGFKASAYHGGLKTSERVSVQEQWSNGECPCVCATVSFGMGVDKATVRVVVHWGLPQNVAAYYQESGRAGRDGKPAFCRIYYCRSERNAVDFLLKSEMGRSKTPEQKQRCKNAYKSFEIMVKYCEEVRCRHKTFADYFGEQAPKCGARCDACADPRAVQRALDQHLRRAMSATLGQRGLVTHTDSSDLYGEGRLGQMREAESYYGEKSGDDSDDESSRRRVAEETKSLILQEFAKRKKDLEKNKNTETESAKYSKCKAADCTVTKVNGLTVAGRESYLALLTDALRNNLKNSKGIDKTDKNLSGRDVEQCAIEMEYEAFSSSTVASLYRRAMAKVISSVKSCKDSLYPDLKNFEPKKSHTLGEFIKDYEKNRADQKYHGFISASELESRDKESKNDQKILSKADKDTKRKANSFKRDPLTQTRLKNFFSSKTSQESPSLPSDDSEDERGLVIAENESPKHSDSTFKLEEIDDTTNVEDNDKTLQLDTVAEDHNSDANMKTKTLYINITLQGIPKNGSDIKNKVDEDINTKIEKKNKHVSSEKPTPIGKRKIKALFGESSDSEIEPNDIKKRKISKERCVSHKSEKKRNEKSKTEKSKKKHKRKKSHQNDEKNSDNNDSTGKDSAFEETLILDDATSAATCTESQSNQNNVNNNMEEYLESHNSSDSTNDDTQSTDVNNVKFVDEKSIVKAHKLSLEADKVLQELKHFSEIKSEPEIAVPINIVAAAADDSKVCESKNTVVITKSPTKHGTKEKHAPKSTDDLKYIKIHNKQEIREHSKSKEKRDKDISKKIHHSKHKEKKAEKVDVASLVVKLLMPYYKKKKISNRDLFKITARHIVHQLLAIQVTEEAAINMILKKTFSKVTIEKESDLEAKLNLSNNT, encoded by the exons ATGGATAACGTAACAGAAAAATTACTCCAATGTTTTGGTTACAGAAAGTTCAAAAGTGAACTTCAAGAAAGAGCTGTGAGGGCAATTGCAAGAG GGGTCCATGATGTATATGTTTCAATGCCCACTGGTTCAGGGAAGTCTTTATGCTTCCAATTACCAGCAATGTTGCAGGACAATAAAGTGGCCATTGTATTTTCCCCCCTATTAGCTTTAATTAAAGATCAGATTGATCACTTAACAAGGTTTAAGATCCCAGCTGAATCAATAAACTCTAAAATGACATCAAAAGATAGAGATAGAGTTTTGAATGACTTACACAGCATGAAACCAACCACAAGGTTTTTATATGTAACACCCGAGCAAGCAGCTACTGGCACTTTTAAAGCTCTCATAGAGCATctagtcaaatataaaaaagtttcataTATAGTTGTTGATGAGGCCCACTGTGTCAGTGAATGGGGTCATGATTTCCGAcctgattatttaaaattaggtaATTTACGTGAAAAGTTTAAGAGCATTCCATGGGTCGCTCTCACGGCTACTGCGAGTGCTGAAGTCACAAAAGATATAATGGCAAACCTTAAGTTTTTGCAGCCAGTAGCACAATACAAAACACCTAGTTTTAGAAGGAATCTCTACTATGATGTAGTGTATCAAAATTGTATACAGGATGAAATTGGAGATCTGGTAGATTTTctaaagaaaaacttaaaagaTGATGACAATGTGAAATTG AAAGACAAAAGTGCAGCTATTGTATACTGTCGAACACGGGAACAAACAGAAGATATATCGAGCATGTTAACAAAAAGGGGTTTTAAGGCATCAGCTTATCATGGAG gattaAAAACGTCAGAACGCGTATCAGTTCAAGAGCAATGGTCAAATGGTGAATGTCCTTGCGTGTGCGCCACTGTATCCTTTGGAATGGGTGTGGATAAGGCAACTGTACGTGTCGTGGTCCATTGGGGTCTACCGCAGAATGTTGCTGCTTACTATCAA gaatCAGGAAGAGCGGGACGAGACGGCAAACCGGCATTTTGCCGGATTTACTACTGTCGAAGTGAAAGAAATGCCGTAGATTTCTTACTTAAATCCGAGATGGGTCGCTCCAAGACCCCCGAGCAGAAACAAAGATGTAAAAACGCTTACAAGAGTTTCGAAATCATGGTGAAATATTGCGAAGAAGTAAG GTGCCGCCACAAAACATTCGCGGACTACTTCGGCGAGCAGGCGCCCAAGTGCGGCGCGCGCTGCGACGCGTGCGCCGACCCGCGCGCCGTGCAGCGCGCGCTCGACCAGCACCTGCGCCGCGCCATGAGCGCCACGCTCGGCCAGCGGGGCCTCGTCACGCACACCGACTCCTCCGACCTGTACGGGGAGGGTCGGTTGGGGCAGATGAG GGAGGCGGAGTCGTACTACGGGGAAAAAAGTGGAGACGACTCGGACGACGAGAGTAGTCGACGTCGCGTCGCGGAAGAGACTAAGTCTCTCATACTGCAAGAGTTTGCCAAAAGAAAAAAGGatctggaaaaaaataaaaataccgaaACTGAATCCgcaaaatattctaaatgcaAAGCGGCTGACTGTACGGTAACGAAA GTTAATGGACTAACAGTGGCAGGCCGCGAGAGTTATCTTGCCCTACTTACAGATGCATTaagaaataatcttaaaaattcaAAAGGTATCGATAAAACGGATAAAAATCTTTCGGGACGCGATGTTGAACAATGCGCAATAGAAATGGAGTATGAAGCATTTTCAAGTAGTACTGTAGCTAGTCTCTACAGGCGAGCGATGGCAAAAgtg ATATCATCTGTTAAATCTTGTAAGGACAGTTTGTATCCAGATCTTAAAAATTTTGAACCTAAAAAAAGTCATACGCTGGGCGAATTTATAAAGGACTATGAAAAGAATCGCGCAGATCAAAAATATCACGGTTTTATATCTGCATCAGAATTAGAAAGTC gcgATAAAGAAAGCAAAAATGATCAAAAAATACTGTCTAAAGCTGACAAGGACACTAAAAGAAAAGCAAACTCGTTTAAAAGAGACCCTTTAACACAAACAAGGCTAAAAAACTTCTTTTCTTCAAAAACATCACAAGAATCTCCTAGTTTACCATCAGACGATAGCGAAGATGAAAGAGGACTTGTTATAGCAGAAAATGAGAGTCCGAAACATAGTGATTCTACATTTAAGTTAGAGGAAATTGACGATACAACTAATGTTGAAGACAATGACAAAACGCTCCAATTAGACACAGTAGCCGAAGATCACAATTCAGATGCAAATATGAAAACTAAAaccttgtatataaatataactttacagGGTATACCTAAAAATGGAtcagatattaaaaacaaagtggATGAAGATATTAAtacgaaaattgaaaaaaaaaataaacacgtatCTTCTGAAAAACCAACTCCTATAGGTAAAAGAAAAATCAAAGCTCTTTTTGGTGAGTCGTCTGACAGTGAAATCGAGccaaatgatattaaaaaacgtAAGATTTCTAAAGAGAGATGCGTATCTCATAAGTCAGAGAAAAAGAGAAACGAAAAATCAAAGACTGAAAAGTCGAAGAAAAAACATAAACGTAAAAAGTCTCATCAAAATGACGAAAAAAACTCTGACAATAACGACAGTACTGGTAAGGATAGTGCTTTTGAAGAGACTCTTATTTTAGATGATGCAACAAGTGCAGCGACATGTACAGAATCTCAAAGTAaccaaaataatgttaataataacatgGAAGAATACCTTGAATCACACAATTCATCTGATTCAACAAATGATGATACCCAATCAACTGATGTAAATAACGTAAAATTTGTTGATGAGAAGTCTATAGTTAAAGCTCATAAATTAAGTTTGGAAGCAGATAAGGTATTACAGGAGCTAAAACATTTCTCGGAAATAAAATCTGAACCAGAAATAGCGGTCCCAATTAATAttgttgctgctgctgctgATGATTCTAAAGTATGtgaatctaaaaatacagttgtGATCACAAAATCTCCAACAAAACACGGAACTAAAGAAAAGCATGCACCAAAGTCAActgatgatttaaaatatattaaaatacacaataaacaAGAGATAAGAGAACATAGTAAAAGTAAGGAAAAAAGGGACAAAGACATATCTAAAAAGATACATCACTCTAAACACAAAGAAAAGAAAGCGGAAAAAGTGGACGTTGCCAGTTTAGTTGTTAAACTGTTGATGCCATATTACAAGAAGAAGAAGATTAGCAATCGCGATTTGTTTAAGATTACTGCCAGGCACATTGTTCACCAATTACTTGCAATACAAGTAACTG agGAAGCGGCGATTAATAtgatattgaaaaaaacattcagCAAAGTGACCATTGAAAAGGAAAGTGATTTAGAAgcaaagttaaatttaagtaataacacataa